GTCTCTGTATGAGACTCAAAGACTACACTTAGAGATGTAGATAAGGGTATGGTCCGTATAGCCAGTAAAAACAACATGCTACTCCACGCGAATGTTTTGccagcttttttttttcttctaggAATTTATTTTAAGattctttgtttcaaccacTATATTTCCATTGATGGACAGATTCATAGGTCATGTCCATCGATATTACTGCCTTCTTTTCACATATTGACCAGCACTTTTAAAATTAGCGACATCCTTGTATCTTATAACATATCCTTACCAGGACATCTACGCATCAGTAGTTTATTTATGTACAGGATGCGTCATATTAGTTTAAACATTTCGTGGAATCTTTGGTATTTATGCCAACTCCTAGTATCTCAATACGGCAGCGTGATATCATGTCTGAAAGTGGAGATTGTCatgttaaaaatatacattgaagTGTACCGGTACAATATATGCACATCGTTTTACAAAATCTCTTTTTTGGAACATATTTTAGAGAGGAAATCAAAGTTTGCTCAAAAGGGAgattaattgatatattgaaATCTGTGTCAACATTGTGATTAACGAATACTAGTTCCTGTATAAGTTTGTTATCATAAATTGTAGCTGTCAAGGTCAAGTTTGACATTTACAGTTACATGACTTTGAATCATTCCATGCCTTCCGATTCAGCAGATCACATGACATCCTCATTTACATAAGGAGGTcacttgtatgcaaattaagagAATGTAAGCTATCCCTGCATACCAACTTTTACTCTGTCGACAGTCTATCTGTTCAGGTCTGGGTCAGTCTAAAGGCTGAGGCTGTCTGGAATTACCATGTCTTTCTGTCACACTAATTTTCTTTCAGTTgttgctgtctgtctgttttctttcGTTCTCTTTCTTCTCTATCTGCAGAATATTATTGGATAGTCTTTCTCACTGATAACCCTCGCAAATGCATTATACACAGTACACTGTTACACACTTACAGAGTTCAGTGGCTTTTGCAGTCAAGTTCTAAAATTAAGCATATccaactgcagacatcagataATTTATACCAATTAAGTCTAAATGTGTATAGTAGTATAGGAAGGTTGATGTAGAGGTCTAAATTGTTGTGAGTAACCTAAATCCAACAACAGGTCATTGTCAGTTAGCACAAATGATATtgattgttttgaattttttataaactatgtaCAACTCAAATCAAACTAAATCAATCCTTGTAGACATCAGTGGTTTTATTGGTTTTTTAGAACCAATACCAGTAAATAGAGAACCCCGCCAAATTAACATTTATCCTAGTCTAGTTCCGATACGATCGACGTTGAGCTCTACGATCACTATCCTCTCCATGTATGTGGAGATGATCATCGTAGTAATCGTAATGCATATGTATAGGAACTAccaggtagactacagttatcCAATGAATGGCAATGCATACATAATTTAAAACAGAATATGTTTGGAATTTAACAAGCCTGGTAAAATATACTTGAAAATCAAGTTGTAAATTGTGGTTCATTTACCAGCTTTACACTCTAACAAAGTAGTATTAGGTATAGTATTATTGAAACAGTCTGGAGTCCctgtaaaatgtttaaaatgatcACAAAAGTGTTTAAGGTGCTTGAAGGAAAAACAGCCACACTAGAATTCTGGAAATAGACACAGAGAACAATATGCAGTATACAATACTGGCTGCCTCTTGTAAAGTTCACCATGTCTGAACAGAAATCCTATAGAGTGCTGTGACCTCTCGGTGACCTTGTCAATTTGTGAACTGAGTTGGGGGTAACACAATATGtctattgatttatttatttattaagtcTAGGGAACTTCTGTTTTGTTAATAAGCAGTGTACATTGTTAGTCGTAGTGTTGACTTTTCGTGTAGACATTCCAAATATTATATGATTATAAAAATGATAACTTTACCATctgaaacatttcaaatcaatcAAACCTACTATGtaaaggttttagaaccctaaTTTGTTACTGGAAACATTGATGTAATCATGAAtgaagttaccttattggaatctagtttttgaagcgaCTATGACGACATAAGAAACATTGAAGTTGGATAACATTGAATGGTTTCCAAACATGGTTTCTAAGCATGATTTATATTTAGACACTAGGCCAAAATGTGGAGACCTTTGTCAAGGGTGCAACTCTGTTGTGTCTGTACATTGAAAGCATGAgacattacaatacatacagCTCCACATAAAATACTTTCCATAATCATATCAATACAAGCTATTGCATTCCAGAAATAGACATTCTGAACGGTACAAATTATATTTAGCTTGTTGTCGAAAGCTATGTGAGTGTAGAATATATTACTGGATGACTGAACATCACACTTTGACCACTGAATGACCTATTGTCTATTTTTAATAAAGAAGTCTGGGCATTGAATTAATCTATTATGTATTGTGCATGTCTGTCTAGTCTGCTTACTGTCTGTGTGGTGTGTATTGATTCCTGTAATTGTACCATCCAAAGGGAACATGAATTCTCAGCTGATCATAAAAATACATGATTTGATCTGTGAGTTCAATGTAATTATTGTTTCTGTCAGTTTATATGACATTTGTTGGTTTATTGAACGGTGTCTGGCTGATCAATTAGCTCGTCTGCATATTCCATTTATCAAAAGTATCAGTTTTATATCAAAGTTGGTTAATTCACAGACAAGTTTGTTTTCCCTGACCTAATTGAGATGTACAGATGGATATCTAAGTCTCACTATtgattatattttgataaagtCATCAGCATATTGGTGCCTGGCTGATTAAAGCAATTTATTAAGgcctataaaaaaaattgtttggttccagttacccaaccccaccaagtttttcacgccaaccttaaactttttttaagtattcaagaaaaaataaataaaattatgtgaagtcttgccagaaatagtggatgcagaaactgacatcaacttaaaaagacactctaaaactgttctacCAATCTGTAAAGGCTGTaaatctgatgggaagaaataaacaacacagagaccatttggaaaactatgggaaacctgaactagacactcacacatgaataaaaatatataataaaataaaataaaaaatctacctacccccacctattttaaaattgaatgtaattggaaccacacaattttttttttacccctCATCAATAGAGCAGATCTTGGTTGATTTAATACAGTACCAATAAGctaatatacatttttaattttaccCATGATAcgtagatgttattccccaatagttttcttcgttcatacaaggaaaatatgattgacctaagggggctttatCATTACaagttgctagatgagtagtgacaaaccttaggtcatgagtatttttcagctaaatgaagaaaaatattggagaataacatatttTTACCAGCGGCagcaatatcaaagaaaaatgggTGAAAATAATggcagttttgaatgttttgactcatatttcgaacacagcagaaccagtgatgtagacatgcgttgacgtgacatagacatgcagtCATTACATAGAACacacatattccatattttttgttaaatttgtctcgtgtatggtataatgttttgtatatataaagTTGGTTTACCCTTTAATGACGTAGTTTTTGTTACTCTGTAATTACACCTGAAATATAGGTTGTCAGACTTTAAAGCtttaacattcaaaaatgtcTGTACTTTTCCCGATTTGATTGAGTTACATGGATGTGTTAAAGTTTCCCTTTGAGTACTTTGAAAGAATCATCAATATAACCATCTCCCCATATACCTCCATATAACTATGCCTGGCaatttacttatttacatattttactttAACCAAGATATATTGGCTTTATCAAAGTTGGTTCACATAGAATTCCATGTCTGTTTTCATGACCTCATTGAGACACACAGGTGGACATTACACTCTCACTGTtgattatattttgataaacttaatcatTATGAAATTGGTGCCTGGCTATTTAATAGCAATTAACTAATTTTGACACTTCACTTTTATCCAAAGTAATGAGTCGGGTTTCTTGGTCTGATTGAACTACATTCGTGGACATTAAAGTCTCACtttcattatattttgataGACTCATCTTGTTACCAAGTTAATTACAATGACGTCCAAGAAGGAAGTTATCAAGAAACTGAaaaaatttgataaatcaaACTTTGTGTCCGCTGGGGAAAAGGTTGTATCTTCAGAAGAATCTGCTGTATTAGTTCCACTCTTCTTCAAAGATGACGTTCTTCATGTCCTTTTAACTGTGCGATCTGCAAGGCTGAAGACTTTCAGTGGACATGTCGCATTTCCCGGTGGGAAGAAAGATAAATCCGATAAAAGTTTGATGGACGCAGCATTGAGAGAATACTGGGAAGAAATTGGGCTTCCAAAAGAAAAAGTGCATGTGATTTCTGAAAGTATACAAGTCATGTTAATGTCTGCACCTAATCTTGCTGTGTCTCAGTTTATTGCCTTCATTGATGATGATTTCATCCCAAATGTCAATCAGAATGAAGTTGATGATGTCTTCAGCATGCCACTTGAAATTTTCTTGTCATCGGAAGCTCATTATTCCAAAGAAGTTTTCTATGGCACGCAGCATATAGATTTAGACAGCACCTTTGTCCACTTTTTCACatataaagaaaatgaaaaaacttATCTTCCATTTGGTTTCACGGCAATAGTTTGTATACTTTTAGCTACTGTGGTATTTGACAAACCCCCagaatttcaatttgtagatcTACCATATCATAATAATGACGCACAGAGAGTTCTTATAGACGCATATGGAAATTTAAGTGCTGGAAATAGTTCAATAACCTATCATGATAGTAAACTGTAGAACTTATGCAAAGGCTGGAAAAGTTGTTCCATAATGTAACATAGAAAGATGAAAAATGGGTATGCATACTTGTAATGAACTACTAGTTTtgaataataatctttattcatccaaatGGGACATTTGTTGAATGATCGCCACAGGAGCAGCGCATTAGTGTTAAAGAAGCAGGAAGAAACTGAAGTTctcggggaaaacctgcattgttcggcagggtcaaactgagcatcaccttTCTTACGTACAGACCTgggtaaattttaatcaaacccagttGACACTTTGTGGGTTCAAACCCAGGCTGCAAATGTAAGAGACCTACAAGCTAACTGATTGGCCACAGACAACCTGAATGAATGGCAGATCCTTCTGTGTTGAAGTCATTAAAATTATCTTCTCGCATTTTTGGTACAGTTGATTTCATAGTAGGGGGGTTTCCTGACATTTTAGTATACAGTGTACAATCCCATGCATACTAAATTCTGTCAACAACTTGTTTATATAAAGTATGCCTGAACCATGTTGAGCAAGTAGAATTCTGCAAGTACCTGTTACAGTTTTAGTATATATGCAGCAGTATTTCCCCAATACTGAAACACAAAGATAAACCCAAGGCTTTTTGTGCTCAGACTGTAAGATGCACTTCAATTTCCTGAGCGCTGTCAAAGTTTGTGCCATTGGCAAATAGAACTTTTGTCGTTGTTTTAACACATGTGTAGACCAAATCaaaaagattatttatttatttcgaaGAATCTGGCGGATTAgatcatttaatgatttatttatttgcatataaacaaGTATCTACATTTGCAATGGAAAATACTTCTTGTAAACCAAGATTGTTCATATATATGATGATATAAAAGTTTTTTTCCTGATATCATTCAGGTATACACACGGACATTGAAGCTtcatttttattaaatttcagGAAACTCATCAGTATGATAACTAACTGATTCAATAATAAttagctcatttgcatattataagTCTTCATTTGCCCAGTACATTCATCACTCTTATATCAGTGTTtctttacatatgcaaatttagatGTGGACATAAAAGTCTCACtttgattatattttgataGACTCATCTAATTCAGCTTTGTGATCAAGACAAAAACAATGATGTCCAAGAAGGAAGTTATcgaaaaacttgaaaaaaatttgataaatcaaACTTTGTGTCTGGGAAGGAAGTTGTATCTTTACAAGAATCAGCTGTATTAGTGCCACTTTTCTTCAAAGATAATGTTCTTTGTGTCCTTTTAACCGTGAGATCTACAAAGCTGAAGACTGTCAGTGGACATGTCGCATTTCCCGGTGGAAAGAAAGATGAAGCCGTTGAAAGTTTGTTGGACACagcattgagagaaaatcctggGAAGAAATTGGATTACCAAAAGAAAAAGTACATGTGGTCGCTGAAAGTATTCAACTTATGGTGTTGACTGTTCCTAAAATGGTAGTAACTGATTTCATTCCAGTTGTCAATCAGCGTGAAGTTAATGATGTCTTCAGTATGCCGCTTGAAAGGTTCCTGTCAGAAGAAAGTCATTATgtcaaaaaaattacatatgatACACATCTTGTAGACATAGGTATAATCAGCACCTTTCTCCATTACTTTACATACAAAGAAAATGATGAAACTTATTTTCCATTTGGTTTGACGGCATTTGTATGCATACTTGTAGCAATGGTAGTCTTTGACAGAGCACCAGAATTCCCACTAAATTTACCCTATCATGATGTTGACGCACAGAAAGCTCTCCTTGAtgtgtatggaaatttaagtactGGAAACAGTTCGATAGCCTATCGTGACAGTAAACTGTAGAACTTAATCAGAGGCTGGGAAAATTGTTCCACAGTGTATGTGTTACATTCTGGCATAGTGAtcatgtgacatacatgtagaatgatGACAAAACAggtataaacacttgtaatgtaaCACATTATACTACTTGAGAATGCAAAACCTGTTCTATGGTTGCGGCAGGGTTggtaaaaatcattaaaaaatcaGGTAACTACAATTTACAATGCTATCAGAGACTAAACACAAAAGTTTTTCATTATGATGTGAAATTTTTGTTATGCATAGAAAAtcaatgaaattgaaatatttaatgACTTTAGGGATTAGCTGAGTGTCAATACTAGTACAACTTAGTTACTATTGATGACATTAACAGTTCTACTATTCTTGAAGTGGTTAACAGTATCATTGGTTTAATctccctctctattgtctatggattaatgataatgaaaatacttgatgatttatatttgtataattttaatCTCAATGCATTCCTTTGAAGGCACTTTACATTACAATTATCTTCTAACATTGTCTGCATAGTTCATCACAGTATCAACTTTTCCTGACGTTTACATTTAGTGTATGTATACTCAtcaaattatttacatgtatgtattttatcagAATACTACCGATATGTTGAGCAAGCAGGATAATTTCTCTGAGTACTTTTTAGTATGAAGTAAGTACTgcccctcccccccaaaaaaagaaacaacaacaaacaaacaaacaaacaaacaaacaaacaaacatataaactcaacttgagGCCCTTTAAATGTACTTTAACTTTCTGAACTCTTGTCAAAGTATTGTACCATTGGTAAAATTAACTTTGTAGTTCTTTGAAGAAGAGCTGACCAAATCAAAATGTTTCCAACTCAGGTAGATATTACCGACACGtacttactacccttaacaaaacactgtattgtatgtggaatttatttaaaataatggCAGATTTGAACATTTAAGTCATATTTTTATTACCACAGAAGGAATGACATAGATTGGAAGCTCATTGAACTGATACAGAatataaatgttgtattttttattccAATCTGTTCAGCTTCTCATACAGTGACGTGGTACAACACGTGATGTTTCATAAGAGGATGGCTGGTTGCCATGCACTTACATGTCATACTTTATCATCAAAGCATATCATAAGAATACCATTGAGAAGATTGCAATCAAAGAGAACgctaaagaaaataaataattcaacaCTCTGTGTTACATGGTTTGTCATCAGAAGCGTACATATTACAGGAGATTTcatcttagcttgcaaatgctatgtatcaagatcagtgagactgagatagacacaataaagataacacacaaacatcccttaatacagtgtctgctctgtattttgttaatgataacCAAAACTTacacaaatgttacaaaattacAGAGCTGAcactgtatgtctgtgtgttactgtatctttattgtgtctacatgtatatcaacatgaaaccttgttacaagtcttggtgatcttgatacattgtttagtAGCATTTGCTAGCTAAGAAAGATGAAATCTCCTGTAGTACTGTTTTAGCCAGGTATTTCCTGCGTAATTAGTCAGCCTGTACATGCACTGCAGAATAAAACGCTTTGGGCAAATAGGTTGGTTATATTACCttgaacaattttattttcactttataaaattaattttaaaaatttgaagcCCAATGaaccattttttaaaacaaactaATTAATGTCTCCGttaaatttttgttgttgtaaatattgTCTCCTGTATAGAACAGAAAGCCTGTCACCAGCATCTTATCTGTTTTGATGTGAGATAGATAACAGCATATAGAACAATGCTGTAGTGACACAAGAACCTTGACAAAGGTCATAGGTTATGAAATTACTTAAATTATAAATGTATGacaaatgtaattatatttgaatatgaTACTCCATTGAAAATAACACTTCGCCTTGAGTTTTAACATGGGAATATTAGGTAAGGTGACAGGGAACTGTAGTTATGTTTTACACAAGGGCTCAAAGCATGGCTGAGCAATTAACACCTGTTTAATATATAATGAACTAGCTGATAACAGTTGAAGATATACTTTAAGAATAAATTACACACAATCCTTATAATTCATCTCTTTTGGACATAAAAGTAGTCAAAAACGATGTGAATCTTTGCATTTATAACCTCAGTTTCCTGTAGTAGGGTGAGGTATGGTGAGATTCAATTGAGGTGTATGCCATTGCACGATATTTggatatttaatataatgaattTCTACTCAGAGTCAAAAACATTTCTTGAAAGCAAGTCCCAAATTTTCCCAACATCATGTCGACATTGttaggggtgtactacaatgggctattgttaTGTATCTCATGTAAAGATTTGTATAACTTGACAATATTACATACTTAGGCTTTTAATACAAGGAAATATTATACAGTTCAGGTCAGTGAacgatgaaatgaaataaaaggtGAAACTTGATCACAGCTTTAATTAAGggtaacattttaaattttccCAACACATAGTTCCAATTTTTTGATATTGGAAAAACTGGTTTGgtttttttcaaagaaatttttTTTGGAGAATTTTATGAACTACCTCAAATGATAGACTGATGTATCAGCTGTTGTGGGCTCTGTTTAATCTGAGCTCCCTTTTCCCACGTCTGAACTGATGATATCATTACTGTCTACCTCAAATGGTTGACCTCAGGATCAACATATTTAGTATGTGCATTGATAATCagtttaattttgttcatttcaaaacatgttgacaCGTGCAACCATATCAACATTGAGAACAAATATATTGCTCCAAATATCTGTTttaacatagaccctccacccactatTAATATTACTTCAGGGATTGTTTTTTGGAATCATTagttacatatacatacagggTGATTTTGAATAGTATGTGCTATTTTTTGGTACCTTCAGGTTGCTGATCTGTCtgatttttaaataatataatcaGCTTTACTTGTCTAAAGACTTGAAGACAGAGAAACTACAGCCCTTGTATATATGAATTGTACTGTGTGACAGCAATTTTATTAGATGCTATgaatggtatataaatataacaaacCAAAGtttatattaaaaataacatgaaagAAGTAACAAGTCACATTTAATGATTGTACAGATGAATCTTTGTAAATATGTCATATGTTTAACTATAAAATGACTAACTCCATCTGATTTGTGCTTtcttttatgtgtgtgtgtgtgtgtgtgtgtctgtctgtctgtctctgtgcatgtgtgtgtgtctgtctgtatgtgtgtatctatgagtgtgcatgtgtatgtgtgtatgttattgtatgtgtgtatgtgtgtggatgcatgtgtgtgtgtatgtatgtccagGAAGGTAGGGAGGTGTAGGTAGGTCTACAactgtgtgtacgtatgtgtgcacatatgtatgttatgtatgtatgtatagttacGTACATagttacgtatgtatgtatgtacgtatgtacgtatgtatgtatcatgtatgtatgtacgtacgtacgtacgtacgtacatacgtatgtatgtatgtatgcatgctctatgcatgcatgtgtgtgtgtgtgtgtttgtgcatgtatgcatgtatttgtgtatgtatggtTATAGTGATTCActtcgccccaatttcaacttgtccTAATTTCAACTCGCCCTAATATTTAATAGCTTGTTCCTATATTATTAGCTCATCCCAATATTAGCatgtcccattttcaactcaccTCAATCACAAAATCAAAAAGTAATTTGCAGTTTtaatgtgtgcatgtatgaaAATCAGGAATACACTGATTCTAAGcctacatgtaaaatatataaactaggTAAAACGTA
This portion of the Glandiceps talaboti chromosome 7, keGlaTala1.1, whole genome shotgun sequence genome encodes:
- the LOC144438186 gene encoding peroxisomal coenzyme A diphosphatase NUDT7-like isoform X1 — protein: MDDETHLVTKLITMTSKKEVIKKLKKFDKSNFVSAGEKVVSSEESAVLVPLFFKDDVLHVLLTVRSARLKTFSGHVAFPGGKKDKSDKSLMDAALREYWEEIGLPKEKVHVISESIQVMLMSAPNLAVSQFIAFIDDDFIPNVNQNEVDDVFSMPLEIFLSSEAHYSKEVFYGTQHIDLDSTFVHFFTYKENEKTYLPFGFTAIVCILLATVVFDKPPEFQFVDLPYHNNDAQRVLIDAYGNLSAGNSSITYHDSKL
- the LOC144438186 gene encoding peroxisomal coenzyme A diphosphatase NUDT7-like isoform X2 encodes the protein MTSKKEVIKKLKKFDKSNFVSAGEKVVSSEESAVLVPLFFKDDVLHVLLTVRSARLKTFSGHVAFPGGKKDKSDKSLMDAALREYWEEIGLPKEKVHVISESIQVMLMSAPNLAVSQFIAFIDDDFIPNVNQNEVDDVFSMPLEIFLSSEAHYSKEVFYGTQHIDLDSTFVHFFTYKENEKTYLPFGFTAIVCILLATVVFDKPPEFQFVDLPYHNNDAQRVLIDAYGNLSAGNSSITYHDSKL